In Leptotrichia trevisanii DSM 22070, one genomic interval encodes:
- the sfsA gene encoding DNA/RNA nuclease SfsA: MKKNKILYTINYDKIVDFKERVTRFTVRFKFKRSENEKYFGEDFAHLHDTGRLTELLIDGAELLIKSADNEKRKTKWDVIAVKVHREIILINTAFHRYITESIFNNAQISPFGKPLYVKPEIKHNNSKLDFYLETEKDKIYVEVKGCTLVNRKTAQFPGSPSVRALKHLKELMELKKEGFRTAVFILIFRKSEIFAPEHIIDRKFSETFYEAMENGVEIYPMLLEYREDGNVCFVKNIEVAEKLF; this comes from the coding sequence ATGAAAAAAAATAAAATTCTTTATACAATAAATTATGATAAAATCGTAGATTTCAAGGAAAGAGTTACTCGATTTACAGTCAGATTTAAATTTAAGCGTTCAGAAAATGAAAAATATTTTGGAGAAGATTTTGCTCATTTACATGATACAGGGAGATTGACGGAATTATTGATTGATGGAGCAGAATTGTTGATAAAAAGTGCTGATAATGAAAAAAGAAAAACTAAATGGGATGTTATCGCAGTAAAGGTTCATAGGGAAATTATACTTATTAATACAGCTTTTCATCGCTACATTACAGAATCTATATTTAACAATGCACAAATTTCACCATTTGGAAAGCCTTTGTATGTAAAGCCTGAAATTAAGCATAATAATAGTAAACTAGATTTTTATCTGGAAACTGAAAAAGATAAAATTTATGTTGAGGTAAAAGGCTGTACTTTGGTAAATAGAAAAACTGCCCAATTCCCCGGCTCTCCTTCCGTGCGTGCTTTAAAACATCTGAAGGAATTGATGGAACTCAAAAAGGAAGGATTTAGAACGGCTGTCTTTATTCTCATATTTAGAAAATCAGAAATTTTTGCACCTGAACATATTATTGACAGGAAATTTTCAGAAACTTTTTATGAAGCAATGGAAAATGGAGTGGAAATTTATCCGATGCTTTTGGAGTATAGGGAAGATGGGAATGTATGTTTTGTGAAAAATATAGAAGTGGCAGAAAAACTGTTTTAA
- a CDS encoding undecaprenyl-diphosphate phosphatase encodes MFADIIKVFILSLVEGLTEFIPVSSTGHMIIVDQFLQLSQDEEFANAFKIIIQLGAILSVVVYYWKRIFPFAKGLSKSQRADIIQMWVKIVIAVLPAVVLGLLFDDIIDKVLFNSIVVAIMLVIYGVILIWLESREKKKGRINSITQMSVKTAIGVGLFQCLAMIPGTSRSAATIIGGVLLGLNRVLATEFSFFLAIPTMLGATLLKLVKLGTALSGYEWFLIALGFVLSFVFAYAVIKVFMDYIKKHDFKVFGYYRIVLGIIVLVLYFVGVIK; translated from the coding sequence ATGTTTGCGGATATTATTAAAGTGTTTATTTTAAGCCTTGTGGAAGGGCTTACAGAGTTTATACCTGTCAGCAGTACAGGGCATATGATTATTGTGGATCAGTTTTTGCAGCTTTCACAAGATGAGGAGTTTGCCAATGCGTTCAAGATAATTATACAGTTAGGAGCGATTTTATCAGTAGTTGTGTATTATTGGAAAAGAATTTTTCCATTTGCAAAAGGGCTTAGCAAGAGTCAGAGAGCTGATATTATTCAGATGTGGGTAAAAATAGTGATTGCGGTGCTTCCTGCGGTTGTGCTGGGACTTCTGTTTGACGATATTATTGATAAAGTGCTGTTTAATTCGATAGTTGTAGCAATAATGCTGGTTATTTATGGAGTTATACTTATCTGGCTTGAGTCTAGGGAGAAAAAGAAAGGCAGAATTAATTCAATTACCCAAATGTCAGTAAAAACTGCGATTGGAGTAGGGCTGTTTCAATGTCTTGCGATGATTCCGGGAACTTCGAGATCAGCTGCTACGATTATTGGTGGAGTTTTACTTGGGTTAAACAGAGTTTTAGCAACGGAATTTTCATTTTTTCTTGCGATTCCGACAATGCTTGGGGCGACACTTTTGAAGTTGGTAAAACTTGGTACGGCTTTAAGCGGATATGAATGGTTTTTGATTGCTTTAGGGTTCGTTTTGTCGTTTGTGTTTGCGTATGCTGTGATAAAAGTCTTTATGGATTACATTAAAAAGCATGATTTCAAGGTGTTTGGATATTATCGGATTGTCCTTGGAATAATTGTACTGGTGCTATACTTTGTGGGAGTTATAAAATAG